From a region of the Pseudomonadota bacterium genome:
- a CDS encoding dihydroorotase: MSRIRISNGRIIDPASRLDQVTDLYVVDGRIAAIGEKPADFRPDSEIDATGQLVCPGLIDLCARTREPGEEPKGTIASETAAAASTGITTLVCPPDTDPVIDTPAVIELIRQRNELAGKARILPIGALTQDLNGEALSEMAALKAAGAVGISNADRPLTNTLAMMRALEYAATFDMTVFLRPEDPALRDDGLVHEGAVSTRLGLPGIPDAAETVAVARDLALIERSGIRAHFCRLSSARSVRLIARAQHDGLPVTADVAAHQLFLTEMDVMGFNSNCHVYPPLRTQRDRDALREAVAEGVVSVICSDHQPHEPDAKLAPLGETEAGIAGLETLLPLTLRLVDEGVIDLMAAIARLTAGPAGVLRRAAGTLTPGNTADICLIDPEVFWTLTPERLRGRGHNTPFIGWEFRGQVTHTLLNGRIVYQRNSS; encoded by the coding sequence ATGAGCCGGATTCGTATCAGCAACGGCCGGATCATCGACCCCGCAAGCCGACTCGATCAGGTGACCGATCTCTACGTGGTCGATGGGCGCATCGCAGCGATCGGTGAGAAACCCGCCGATTTTCGGCCCGATAGCGAAATCGACGCCACGGGCCAGCTGGTCTGTCCCGGGCTGATCGATCTCTGTGCCCGCACCCGCGAGCCGGGGGAGGAACCCAAGGGCACGATTGCCAGCGAGACCGCCGCGGCGGCAAGCACAGGCATCACCACCCTGGTCTGCCCGCCGGATACCGATCCGGTCATCGATACCCCCGCCGTTATCGAACTCATCCGCCAACGCAACGAACTGGCCGGCAAGGCACGCATTCTCCCGATCGGAGCGCTGACCCAGGATCTCAACGGCGAGGCGCTGAGCGAAATGGCCGCCTTGAAAGCGGCGGGCGCAGTCGGCATCAGTAACGCCGACCGGCCACTGACCAACACCTTGGCGATGATGCGCGCCCTGGAGTATGCCGCCACCTTCGACATGACCGTTTTTCTGCGTCCTGAAGATCCCGCACTGCGTGACGATGGCCTGGTGCACGAGGGGGCCGTCAGCACCCGCCTGGGACTACCGGGGATACCCGATGCGGCCGAAACGGTCGCCGTGGCGCGCGATCTGGCACTGATCGAACGCAGCGGCATCCGCGCCCATTTTTGTCGGCTCTCCAGCGCTCGATCGGTACGCCTGATCGCCCGGGCCCAGCACGATGGTCTTCCCGTCACCGCCGATGTGGCGGCCCACCAGCTGTTTCTCACCGAAATGGATGTGATGGGATTCAACAGCAACTGCCACGTCTACCCGCCCTTGCGTACCCAGCGCGATCGCGATGCACTGCGCGAGGCGGTGGCGGAAGGCGTTGTCAGCGTCATCTGCTCAGATCATCAGCCTCACGAGCCCGATGCCAAGCTGGCGCCACTCGGCGAAACCGAAGCGGGGATAGCCGGTCTGGAGACCCTGTTACCCCTTACCTTGAGGCTGGTGGACGAAGGCGTAATCGACCTGATGGCGGCAATTGCGCGACTCACCGCGGGTCCTGCCGGCGTGCTCAGGCGCGCGGCCGGGACGCTGACCCCCGGTAACACGGCGGACATCTGCCTGATCGATCCCGAGGTCTTCTGGACACTGACACCCGAGCGGTTGCGCGGACGCGGCCACAACACCCCCTTCATCGGCTGGGAGTTCCGCGGGCAGGTCACCCACACCCTGCTCAACGGCCGGATCGTCTATCAGCGCAACTCCTCGTAG
- the gshA gene encoding glutamate--cysteine ligase, protein MTPEQLSAVPHLTTALSGPLQQIESHLLLHQAQIEAWLRTQWRETRAPFYASVDLRNSGFKLAPVDTNLFPAGFNNLSSSFTPLCIHAVQSAMEKYCPAACRVLIIPENHTRNLFYLESLAALRDIMLKAGFEVRIGSLLPELEGPLSIDLPSGGQIRLEPVVRHGNRLHLAQYNPCVVVLNNDLSAGRPAQLENLEQPIVPPMELGWNKRRKSAHFTHYQDVAREFSSLVDIDPWLIDPLFRNCGEIDFMKREGEDCLARNSNILLEAITLKYAEYGIDQAPFVVMKGDAGTYGMNVMVVHSAEEMRQLNRKQRTKMSVSKEGQKVTRVIIQEGVPTLETWGPQQNAAEPVVYMIDHFVVGGFYRVHTKRGPRESLNAPGMQFEPLAFADSCITPDPDRPPDAEPNRFYAYGVIARLALVAAARELADLT, encoded by the coding sequence ATGACCCCCGAGCAACTCAGCGCTGTACCTCATCTCACCACGGCCTTGTCCGGGCCACTCCAACAGATCGAGTCGCATCTGCTCCTGCACCAGGCCCAGATCGAGGCCTGGTTACGTACTCAGTGGCGCGAGACCCGCGCTCCGTTCTACGCGTCGGTGGATCTGCGCAACTCGGGTTTCAAGCTGGCGCCGGTCGATACCAACCTCTTTCCGGCCGGTTTCAACAACCTCAGCAGCAGCTTCACCCCGCTTTGCATCCATGCCGTCCAGTCGGCCATGGAAAAGTACTGCCCAGCGGCATGCCGCGTACTCATAATTCCCGAAAACCACACCCGCAACCTGTTCTATCTGGAAAGCCTGGCCGCACTGCGCGACATAATGCTCAAGGCAGGGTTCGAGGTACGTATCGGCTCACTGCTTCCCGAACTTGAGGGTCCATTGAGCATTGATCTCCCGTCAGGCGGGCAAATCCGGCTGGAACCCGTAGTCCGGCACGGCAATCGCCTGCACCTCGCTCAGTACAATCCCTGCGTGGTCGTGCTCAACAACGATCTTAGCGCTGGCCGTCCCGCACAACTCGAGAATCTTGAGCAGCCGATCGTTCCGCCCATGGAACTGGGCTGGAACAAGCGCCGTAAATCGGCGCACTTCACCCACTACCAGGATGTCGCCCGCGAGTTTTCAAGCCTAGTGGATATCGATCCCTGGCTGATCGATCCGCTGTTTCGAAACTGCGGCGAAATCGATTTCATGAAACGCGAAGGCGAGGATTGCCTGGCTCGCAACTCCAACATCCTGCTCGAAGCCATCACGCTCAAGTACGCCGAGTACGGAATTGATCAGGCGCCCTTCGTTGTCATGAAAGGGGATGCCGGCACTTACGGAATGAATGTGATGGTGGTGCACAGCGCCGAGGAGATGCGGCAGCTCAACCGCAAGCAACGCACCAAGATGTCGGTCAGCAAGGAGGGGCAGAAGGTTACGCGTGTCATCATCCAGGAAGGCGTGCCAACCCTGGAGACCTGGGGGCCGCAGCAAAATGCCGCCGAACCGGTGGTCTACATGATCGATCATTTCGTTGTCGGCGGATTCTACCGCGTCCACACCAAACGCGGGCCGCGCGAGAGCCTCAACGCACCCGGTATGCAGTTCGAACCACTGGCCTTCGCCGACAGCTGCATCACGCCCGACCCCGATCGCCCGCCTGACGCAGAGCCCAACCGCTTCTATGCCTATGGCGTGATCGCGCGTCTCGCACTGGTAGCCGCCGCCCGCGAACTGGCCGACCTGACCTGA
- a CDS encoding YqgE/AlgH family protein, whose amino-acid sequence MAMPSYLTNHFLIAMPSLQDPNFARTVTYICEHNDEGAMGIVINKPLDLHLGDVLSHMDIQPRGQQIAALPVVLGGPVQRERGFVLHQPASDWDATLRVTEEIGVTTSRDILAAIATGKGPAQILVALGYAGWAPGQLEQEMADNAWLSGPADLEILFDLPYQARWESAAALLGVDLNTLSDEVGHA is encoded by the coding sequence ATGGCCATGCCCTCGTACCTGACCAACCACTTTCTCATCGCGATGCCGTCCCTCCAAGACCCCAATTTCGCGCGCACGGTGACCTATATCTGCGAGCACAACGACGAGGGGGCGATGGGCATCGTGATCAACAAGCCGCTCGATCTGCACCTGGGCGACGTGCTCAGCCACATGGACATCCAGCCGCGCGGGCAGCAGATCGCCGCGCTGCCGGTGGTGCTCGGCGGGCCGGTCCAGCGTGAACGCGGTTTCGTGCTCCACCAACCTGCCAGCGACTGGGATGCGACACTGCGCGTCACCGAAGAGATAGGCGTCACTACCTCGCGCGACATCCTCGCCGCCATTGCCACCGGCAAAGGCCCGGCGCAGATCCTGGTCGCCCTCGGTTACGCCGGTTGGGCACCGGGCCAATTGGAACAGGAGATGGCCGACAACGCCTGGCTGAGCGGTCCCGCCGACCTGGAGATCCTCTTCGACCTCCCCTACCAAGCCCGATGGGAGAGCGCGGCCGCTCTGCTCGGTGTCGATCTCAACACCCTGTCGGACGAGGTCGGGCACGCGTGA
- a CDS encoding response regulator: MARVLIIDDSPTEVHVLGGMLKKHGYEVITAETGEEGIEVAKKQKPDLILMDIVMPGLNGFQATRAISKDAATKDIPIIIVSTKGQETDKIWGMRQGASDYVTKPASEDELISKIKALLAG; this comes from the coding sequence ATGGCGCGAGTACTGATCATCGATGACTCTCCCACCGAGGTGCACGTCTTGGGCGGCATGCTGAAAAAACATGGTTATGAAGTTATCACCGCGGAAACCGGCGAAGAGGGTATCGAAGTAGCCAAGAAACAGAAACCTGATCTGATCCTGATGGATATTGTGATGCCGGGATTGAACGGTTTTCAGGCAACGCGCGCGATCAGCAAGGATGCGGCCACCAAGGATATTCCGATCATCATCGTCAGTACCAAAGGACAGGAGACCGACAAGATATGGGGTATGCGTCAGGGTGCCAGCGACTATGTGACCAAGCCGGCCTCTGAGGATGAACTGATCTCCAAGATCAAGGCTCTGCTGGCCGGCTGA
- a CDS encoding bifunctional pyr operon transcriptional regulator/uracil phosphoribosyltransferase PyrR, translating to MQGRSMGSSEIEPLIAQMIEQLRERIAARPKAAPLMIGIHTGGVWIAKRLHQELGLSDPLGSLDITFYRDDFTRVGLNPQVKPSQLPAAVDGRHIILVDDVLHTGRTIRAAMNELFDYGRPAAVSLVCLVDRPGRELPIQPDVVGQHMELQPGEHVKLSGPEPLVLTVQKTA from the coding sequence ATGCAAGGTAGATCCATGGGTTCCAGCGAAATCGAGCCTCTGATCGCGCAGATGATCGAACAGCTGCGCGAGCGGATTGCCGCACGACCAAAAGCCGCGCCACTGATGATCGGCATTCACACCGGCGGCGTGTGGATCGCCAAACGCCTGCATCAGGAATTAGGGTTGAGCGATCCCCTGGGATCGCTCGACATCACCTTCTACCGCGACGATTTCACCCGCGTCGGACTCAACCCACAGGTCAAGCCCTCGCAACTGCCCGCGGCCGTGGATGGGCGCCACATCATCCTCGTCGATGACGTGCTGCATACCGGACGCACGATTCGCGCGGCCATGAACGAACTCTTCGATTACGGTCGGCCGGCAGCGGTGTCGCTGGTGTGCCTGGTTGACCGTCCGGGCCGCGAATTACCCATTCAGCCCGATGTCGTCGGCCAACACATGGAACTGCAACCCGGAGAGCACGTAAAATTGTCCGGCCCCGAACCGCTGGTGCTGACTGTGCAGAAAACCGCGTGA
- a CDS encoding response regulator, with product MKLVSSEAGDKNLSGLKVMVIDDSKTIRRTAETLLKKEGCEVVTAGDGFEALSKIADQRPDIIFVDIMMPRLDGYQTCTLIKNNKAFKQTPVIMLSSKDGLFDRARGRIVGSDQYLTKPFTKDELLGAIRRCVVAVGNRAI from the coding sequence ATGAAACTGGTGAGTAGTGAGGCAGGGGACAAGAATCTATCCGGTCTCAAGGTAATGGTCATCGATGACAGCAAAACCATCCGTCGAACCGCCGAGACACTGTTGAAGAAGGAGGGTTGCGAGGTCGTGACCGCCGGAGACGGTTTTGAGGCGCTATCGAAGATTGCCGATCAGCGTCCGGATATCATCTTTGTCGATATCATGATGCCGCGGCTTGATGGCTATCAGACGTGTACATTGATAAAAAATAACAAGGCGTTCAAGCAGACGCCCGTCATCATGCTCTCGAGCAAGGATGGCCTGTTCGACAGAGCCCGGGGTCGAATCGTTGGCTCAGATCAGTATCTGACGAAGCCCTTTACCAAAGATGAGCTGCTGGGCGCGATTCGACGGTGTGTGGTTGCGGTTGGCAACAGGGCAATTTAA
- a CDS encoding Holliday junction resolvase RuvX gives MGERGRSARCRSQHPVGRGRARVTARPRTLLGFDYGLRRIGIAVGQELTGTANPLETLQIPDRGLDWNAISALIEEWQADALVVGVPFNMDGTEHEMTLAARRFARRLQGRYGLPVYEIDERLSSVEAGHALRQRGQKTGRKHERGQIDCEAAQIILQTWLNEHAR, from the coding sequence ATGGGAGAGCGCGGCCGCTCTGCTCGGTGTCGATCTCAACACCCTGTCGGACGAGGTCGGGCACGCGTGACGGCGCGGCCCCGGACCCTACTTGGATTCGACTACGGTTTGAGGCGCATTGGGATTGCAGTGGGCCAGGAGCTGACCGGCACCGCCAATCCGCTGGAGACGCTGCAGATTCCCGACCGCGGTCTCGACTGGAACGCAATCAGCGCCCTGATCGAGGAATGGCAGGCTGATGCCCTGGTCGTGGGGGTTCCCTTCAATATGGATGGCACCGAGCACGAGATGACGCTTGCCGCCCGGCGATTTGCCCGTCGGCTTCAAGGGCGGTATGGTCTGCCGGTTTATGAAATCGACGAACGGCTCTCTTCGGTGGAGGCCGGGCACGCGCTACGCCAGCGTGGGCAGAAAACGGGGCGGAAACACGAACGCGGACAGATCGACTGCGAAGCCGCCCAGATCATCCTGCAGACATGGCTGAACGAACATGCAAGGTAG
- a CDS encoding aspartate carbamoyltransferase catalytic subunit, producing MIGPHEVQVDAQGRLRHFLTTEGLSRALLTEILDTADSFMSVVDQSVKKVPLLRGRTIVNLFYEPSTRTRTTFELAAKRLSADVLNIAVSTSSATKGETLLDTVRNLEAMHSDMFIVRHNQSGAAHFIAQHAAPHVAVINAGDGRHAHPTQAMLDMLTIRRHKGSFQELSVVIVGDILHSRVARSQIHALNTLGVGEVRVVAPKTLLPAEVESLGVKVYHDLDAGLDNVDVVMMLRLQRERMRGTLLPSAHEYFQLFGLSARRLERTKPDAIVMHPGPINRGIEIESEVADGPRSVILQQVTHGIAVRMAVISMTMGSRVAEGADA from the coding sequence ATGATTGGCCCCCACGAGGTACAAGTCGATGCCCAGGGGCGGCTGCGTCACTTCCTCACCACGGAGGGGTTGAGTCGCGCGCTGCTGACCGAGATCCTCGATACCGCCGACAGCTTCATGTCAGTGGTCGATCAAAGCGTGAAAAAAGTCCCGCTGCTGCGCGGGCGCACGATAGTCAATCTTTTTTACGAGCCGAGCACGCGCACCCGCACCACTTTCGAGCTGGCCGCCAAGCGACTCTCCGCCGACGTGCTCAATATCGCGGTCAGTACCTCGTCGGCCACCAAAGGCGAGACGTTGCTCGATACCGTGCGCAACCTCGAGGCGATGCATTCGGACATGTTCATCGTGCGCCACAATCAAAGCGGCGCCGCGCACTTCATCGCGCAACACGCCGCTCCCCACGTGGCGGTGATCAACGCCGGCGACGGGCGTCACGCCCACCCGACGCAGGCGATGCTCGACATGCTCACGATTCGCCGTCACAAGGGTTCGTTCCAGGAACTCAGCGTGGTGATCGTCGGCGACATCCTCCACTCGCGGGTGGCGCGCTCCCAGATCCATGCGCTGAACACCCTGGGTGTCGGCGAAGTGCGGGTGGTGGCACCCAAGACGCTTTTGCCGGCCGAGGTGGAATCGCTGGGCGTCAAGGTCTACCACGACCTCGATGCCGGACTCGATAACGTCGATGTCGTCATGATGCTGCGGCTGCAACGCGAACGCATGCGCGGCACCCTGCTGCCCAGCGCCCACGAGTATTTTCAGCTCTTCGGCCTCAGCGCGCGGCGTCTGGAACGCACCAAACCCGACGCCATCGTCATGCATCCCGGCCCCATCAACCGCGGCATAGAGATAGAAAGCGAGGTGGCCGATGGGCCGCGCTCGGTAATCCTGCAGCAGGTCACCCACGGCATCGCGGTGCGCATGGCGGTGATCTCCATGACCATGGGCAGCCGCGTCGCCGAGGGAGCCGACGCATGA
- a CDS encoding chemotaxis protein CheW, producing MPSSHPEPFALLQSIERRCLEHAVGLPMLVEVEDVWSGVGFRLGRHRLVAPLAEVVEILEIPPVTKVPMTKSWVKGIANVRGNLLPILDLNGFLYGAPTSIAPQCRVLATNYKGVFTGVLVEEVLGLRHFREEERTSVLPSIDEAMRPFMKRAFWRDGEYWGVFSLHRLVETPTFMQVAI from the coding sequence ATGCCCAGTTCTCATCCCGAACCCTTCGCGCTACTGCAGAGCATCGAGCGGCGGTGTCTGGAACATGCCGTCGGCCTGCCGATGCTGGTCGAGGTCGAGGATGTTTGGAGCGGTGTGGGTTTTCGGCTGGGGCGTCATCGTTTGGTGGCACCATTGGCCGAAGTGGTGGAGATTCTCGAGATTCCACCCGTGACCAAGGTTCCGATGACCAAGTCCTGGGTCAAAGGTATCGCCAATGTGCGCGGGAATCTCCTGCCGATATTGGATTTGAACGGTTTTCTATACGGGGCACCGACATCGATTGCACCCCAGTGTCGTGTGCTGGCAACCAACTATAAAGGGGTCTTCACCGGCGTATTGGTGGAAGAGGTCTTAGGCCTGCGGCACTTCCGGGAAGAAGAACGAACCTCGGTACTCCCTTCAATCGACGAAGCAATGCGACCTTTTATGAAGCGAGCATTCTGGCGTGATGGAGAGTATTGGGGCGTTTTTAGTCTGCATCGGTTGGTGGAAACTCCGACCTTTATGCAGGTCGCCATTTGA
- a CDS encoding energy transducer TonB codes for MSAVVAVPQISARNRLELTLFVAAALHAVIILGVGFGLDQLIPRDPVQRMEITLVHSRSDTAPDDAKLLAQANQKGGGDLDKAARPTSPASTPAELPNRGSDAYSQPAPPAAPQQPVRQQVMATPRPSVRKAPTAPAVEEAPPLPDAATLMTRSLQMASLSSEINREWQNNAERPRQKFISASTREYKYAAYEEAWRLKIERIGNLNYPSEAIRRKLSGALMLDVAIKPDGSVHNIRIASSSGHKALDDAAIRIVHLAAPFAPFPPKIRAETDIVRIIRTWKFDNDYRLSSR; via the coding sequence ATGAGCGCCGTAGTAGCCGTACCTCAGATCAGCGCCCGCAATCGGCTCGAGTTGACGCTGTTTGTTGCAGCCGCGCTGCACGCCGTGATCATCCTTGGTGTGGGTTTCGGTCTTGATCAGTTGATCCCGCGCGATCCCGTCCAGCGCATGGAGATAACGCTGGTCCACAGCCGCTCCGACACCGCGCCCGACGATGCCAAGCTGCTCGCGCAAGCCAATCAGAAGGGCGGTGGCGATCTGGACAAGGCCGCGCGCCCTACCAGCCCCGCCTCCACCCCTGCGGAGCTGCCTAACCGGGGCAGCGACGCCTACTCGCAACCGGCTCCGCCGGCCGCCCCGCAACAGCCGGTGCGCCAACAAGTGATGGCCACACCAAGGCCCAGCGTTCGCAAGGCGCCCACCGCGCCTGCCGTCGAGGAAGCGCCGCCGTTACCCGACGCCGCCACACTGATGACACGCTCGTTGCAGATGGCCAGCCTCAGCAGCGAGATCAACCGCGAATGGCAGAACAACGCCGAACGTCCGCGGCAGAAGTTCATCTCCGCCAGCACACGCGAGTACAAATACGCGGCCTACGAAGAGGCATGGCGGCTGAAAATCGAGCGTATCGGCAACCTCAACTACCCCAGTGAGGCCATTCGTCGCAAGCTCTCCGGCGCACTGATGCTTGATGTGGCGATAAAGCCCGACGGTTCGGTGCACAATATCCGCATCGCCAGCAGTTCCGGGCACAAGGCCCTCGATGATGCGGCAATTCGCATCGTCCATCTCGCCGCCCCTTTTGCCCCCTTTCCTCCGAAAATCCGCGCCGAAACCGACATCGTGCGCATCATTCGTACCTGGAAATTCGATAACGACTACCGACTTTCGAGCCGCTGA
- a CDS encoding glutathione synthase produces the protein MTIRLGVVMDPIGTINFKKDSTLAMLLAAQARGWDLSYLEQRDLYLRDGTAYGRGRALRVHNDPQRWFELAQTVEYPLSELDVILMRKDPPFDMEYVYTTYLLERAEEAGTLVVNRPQALRDANEKLFTAWFSDCCPPTLVSRNADQLRAFLTEQSDVILKPLGSMGGAGIFRITAADPNINVIIETLTDNGERYAMAQRFIPEISAGDKRILLIDGEPVPYALARIPAPGETRGNLAVGGRGEGIPLTPGDYAICERVAPELRRRGLIFVGLDVIGRYLTEINVTSPTCIRELDALYGLDIGSQLMDAIERRLDAVKNASLLTS, from the coding sequence ATGACCATTCGGCTTGGCGTCGTGATGGACCCCATCGGGACCATCAATTTCAAGAAAGACAGCACACTCGCCATGCTGCTGGCTGCCCAGGCCCGCGGGTGGGATCTCAGCTATCTGGAGCAGCGCGACCTCTATCTGCGTGACGGGACGGCCTACGGACGCGGGCGCGCGCTGCGCGTTCACAACGATCCGCAGCGCTGGTTTGAACTCGCGCAAACGGTGGAGTACCCGCTGTCCGAACTCGATGTGATCCTGATGCGCAAGGATCCGCCCTTCGACATGGAGTACGTCTACACCACTTATCTGCTGGAACGCGCCGAGGAAGCGGGCACGCTGGTGGTAAACCGCCCCCAGGCGCTGCGCGATGCCAACGAAAAACTCTTTACAGCCTGGTTCAGCGACTGTTGTCCGCCGACACTGGTGTCACGTAACGCGGACCAGCTGCGTGCGTTTCTGACCGAGCAGAGCGATGTGATTCTCAAACCACTGGGCTCGATGGGCGGCGCGGGCATCTTCAGGATTACCGCGGCTGACCCGAACATCAACGTGATCATCGAGACCCTTACCGACAACGGCGAGCGCTATGCCATGGCGCAGCGCTTCATCCCCGAGATCAGCGCCGGCGACAAGCGCATCCTGCTGATCGATGGCGAGCCGGTCCCCTATGCCCTGGCGCGCATTCCGGCTCCGGGCGAGACCCGTGGTAACCTGGCGGTTGGCGGTCGCGGTGAAGGGATACCCCTCACGCCCGGCGATTACGCCATCTGCGAGCGGGTGGCACCGGAACTGCGCCGGCGCGGCCTGATATTCGTCGGCCTCGATGTGATTGGCCGCTATCTCACCGAGATCAACGTCACCAGCCCCACCTGCATCCGGGAACTCGACGCCCTGTACGGACTGGATATTGGCAGCCAGTTGATGGACGCCATCGAGCGACGATTGGACGCGGTCAAAAACGCCTCCTTGCTCACCTCATAG